The genomic interval GAAACAGAACGAGGGGCTTTCATCAACCGGGAGACAGGGCAAGACAACCGGTGTCCCGCAGAAGGAACTGATTGAAATCGCCATCAGGTCAATGGGTCTCGGGGATCTTGCTCCCTTCAATCCGGAAGAAAAATTCATCGAGTATATGGTTGCCGAGAAGGACGTGAACCTTTCGGGAATGACCTGCAGGGATTTCGCTGACGTTTTATCAACCGACTCTCCCGCACCGGGGGGTGGCTCTGCCGCAGCGCTTATGGGAGCCCTGGGGGCTTCACT from Candidatus Aegiribacteria sp. carries:
- a CDS encoding cyclodeaminase/cyclohydrolase family protein, producing the protein MNLTNISVTPLHMGFETVKEEAEKLGVRVTGSEVVGLLPLEAMLKAGWFYIEKQNEGLSSTGRQGKTTGVPQKELIEIAIRSMGLGDLAPFNPEEKFIEYMVAEKDVNLSGMTCRDFADVLSTDSPAPGGGSAAALMGALGASLDAMVANLTVKNRKCRGDWDLML